In Notolabrus celidotus isolate fNotCel1 chromosome 10, fNotCel1.pri, whole genome shotgun sequence, one DNA window encodes the following:
- the cfap65 gene encoding cilia- and flagella-associated protein 65 isoform X6 yields the protein MGALHGWKRYHMLLGKQDPRIYQRQRSENRPRKASSRKSCFLGLETKPELIWEDWDLQRELTKTLVLKNTHSKLQKLHVRPPVSKFFTTLIPKIIFLSPGVSVSVPITFTPLQRCEYEDNIEFQCKDGSFQVCLRATLPCLTLEVPDSVLLPVCAVQHSSLTTFLLRNVSKLQTYFQWESSLPFHLNPEEGSLKPGQECEITVVFQPQEALVYQQQAYCRFGEEEDQVESFCTVLLQGLAKYPCLQLRTPGTKYDKQLLSLHFSSVAVGHSLQKRFEVFNPSPVHAFFSISPLSDDVPLLGSEFSCVQSKVEVAPGGSLQATITYTPAVVDVSSVEYFSLKCRGALSEPLLKLTGNSIGPEVSLSSSVLDFGCVEEGRTVIRTLELVNSSSVEAIYQWDLDCSGHSVFRICPASGTVNPHSHITLKAVYRPTLPIAHHRRVACLILHREPMFLDLIGTCHSELQKPVVLKPEHLVLYKLHWCRGQDLSDTHSAVQQDQNVHPDQQGELSPLQESNQSTTSMEEYFQSSLGCMDPQSCSSSSFSPHVSVVPCELLFNHKTSSSLTASCSSAQSVSITNHTRGKLSLAWTAAQDSPFSVSPSSWDLAPMKSTSFRVNYDPKQINTLHEAQLECFAYFKENHHLEGQLLCPPWSVTVRIIGHSFQPGKEHFAPRCSLKPHRVVFPALSVLSYRTVLLQNCGELPLTFCLDHTSNSALADSVSVAPSCGLIQPLNHQILTLRTIPSEDNPKQELSLRLQLNASKHTQELVVVSVVEKMRVSLEGDGSLYFQPTAVGSQTQRSHHIRNLSSLPLRFKWSISEPDQELICVEPDAGELQPNERSVQIWSFSPLEEKKYTLKATLTFWPIQSPGSSRSHLPLKVVGMGSKGFLKAKTEVLDVGEILVGGYRSIEVPLVNSSPCPVSFRLSVQQTLLDEESIHDIQTVPKDLKLDHERGTVSSHSTMPLQLTVRPHKRAQYQWIISYQTLSASGNVLSPTQAVCQVLAKGVFPTLKVIDVCSGGIAERLSKVHLWKLFSLDRFNEHLLSNPSSVELTYRTPTRHSTRSSPSIFTQTLMDFNFSAAPLHSDPSTFMLMFHNPGSLPVDWAFLFPEDQQIELEYWAETGEFSNTELYQMKVQDNRLFSISPSSGTLLPGQQRAVCLSYSHDFAGTDRFPVVFKISHGREILLNFQGVTTETDRPYLHFSSKRHVFTSVTIGDCNPPRQVYELHNGGAVPVHYEVDRTILLQLQVDNFNHPLLCCLNPEDVVQPGETAMLEWIFFPLEAKVYHMDILIHVQDGDSTLVRFEGCGLNPPTLCSTNRLKFNDSRNSELCVHRLPFPGQVVFLSENSVSLGNILVGSRSSRMLCLTNVTHADTVHYTWDQQSNQQVVHIHPKQGILHPGDSAVCFLTFTATDYPSDYQLDVICQIMQEAALIRYQVSLQRWEEEKERQRVEFTITDKDLLGCQMVLKDKLQEPVAASVRKGPALRKYKTLPAICARAGRQTEVCNKLTRAERWLQREASKVWCRPEAPQPSLLHLGITARSHGLLDYLTHFPDQCNEQYECRQLVMPHTSETTGLSSVTHGPDSEVIMEVLTSVLRDILDDSAFTQSLIPLASKPNTYRLPETTPSQPSLPSLPRPTSAPHPQVTSSVTMAVQQEQHNPVDSQCTAGGSAKRPQTETALHRSHVPADISEDVLLNTIQNLMMEAVRGELVLTAHPRSVNLPPVSPR from the exons ATGGGAGCCCTCCATGGATGGAAAAGATATCACA TGCtattaggcaag CAGGACCCAAGGATCTACCAAAGGCAGAGGAGTGAAAATCGCCCACGAAAAGCTTCCAGCCGAAAAAGCTGCTTCTTAGGTCTCGAAACAAAGCCAGAGCTGATATGGGAGGACTGGGACCTGCAAAGAGAGCTCACCAAGACATTGGTGTTAAAGAATACACACAGCAAGCTGCAAAAACTACATGTCAG GCCACCTGTGTCCAAGTTCTTCACCACCTTGATACCCAAGATCATTTTTCTCAGTCCAGGGGTCTCTGTCTCAGTGCCAATCACCTTCACACCACTGCAGAGG TGTGAGTATGAAGACAACATTGAGTTTCAGTGTAAAGATGGAAGCTTCCAAGTCTGTCTCCGTGCGACCCTTCCCTGTCTTACTCTGGAGGTTCCAGACTCTGTGCTGCTGCCGGTCTGTGCTGTCCAACACTCCTCTCTTACCACTTTCCTGCTCAGGAATGTGAG TAAACTACAGACATACTTCCAGTGGGAGAGCTCTCTACCGTTCCACCTAAACCCAGAGGAGGGCTCTCTGAAGCCAGGCCAAGAGTGTGAAATCACTGTGGTCTTCCAACCACAAGAGGCGCTGGTGTACCAGCAACAGGCCTACTGCAGGTTTGGGGAGGAAGAGGACCAGGTGGAGAGCTTTTGCACTGTGCTGCTGCAAGGACTAG CCAAGTACCCATGTCTACAGCTGAGAACTCCTGGGACCAAGTATGACAAACAACTGCTCAGTCTGCACTTCAGCTCTGTAGCAGTCGGCCATAGTCTGCAGAAACGCTTTGAGGTTTTCAACCCCTCCCCT GTACATGCCTTTTTCTCAATTTCACCACTCTCCGATGACGTGCCTTTGTTGGGGTCAGAATTCAGCTGTGTTCAGAGCAAGGTTGAGGTAGCACCAGGTGGATCTCTTCAGGCTACAATCACGTACACCCCTGCTGTGGTGGACGTAAGCTCTGTTGAGTACTTCTCTCTAAAATGTAGAGGAGCACTTAGTGAGCCTCTGCTCAAACTCACTGGAAACTCTATAG GTCCCGAAGTGTCCTTGTCTTCCTCCGTTTTGGACTTCGGCTGTGTTGAGGAAGGACGAACGGTCATACGCACACTGGAACTGGTTAATTCTTCCTCTGTTGAAGCTATCTACCAATGGGACCTTGACTGTAGTGGGCATAGTGTGTTCAGAATATGTCCAGCAAGTGGCACTGTAAACCCACATAGCCACATCACACTGAAGGCAGTTTATAGGCCCACACTGCCTATTGCACATCACAGGAGAGTGGCTTGCCTCATACTGCACAGG GAACCCATGTTCCTTGACCTGATTGGGACTTGTCACTCAGAGCTCCAGAAACCAGTCGTTCTGAAACCTGAACACTTGGTTTTGTACAAGCTCCACTGGTGCCGTGGACAGGATCTGTCTGATACTCACAGTGCCGTGCAGCAAGATCAAAATGTACACCCGGATCAACAAGGAGAGCTCAGCCCTCTGCAGGAG TCAAACCAGTCAACAACTTCTATGGAGGAATATTTCCAGTCTAGCTTGGGATGCATGGATCCACAATCTTGTAGTTCATCTTCATTTTCTCCACATGTATCTGTGGTGCCTTGTGAGCTTTTGTTTAACCACAAAACATCCTCATCTTTAACTGCTTCATGCTCCTCTGCTCAGTCTGTGTCCATCACCAACCACACCAGGGGGAAACTCAG CCTAGCATGGACTGCAGCCCAAGACTCCCCATTCTCTGTCTCACCCTCCTCATGGGACCTGGCTCCTATGAAGTCCACCTCATTCCGCGTGAACTATGACCCCAAGCAGATCAACACTCTTCACGAAGCACAACTTGAGTGCTTTGCATATTTTAAG GAAAATCATCACCTAGAGGGGCAACTGCTGTGTCCACCCTGGTCTGTGACTGTCAGAATCATAGGTCACTCCTTTCAGCCAGGCAAAGAGCATTTTGCCCCACGCTGCTCACTAAAGCCCCATCGAGTG GTATTCCCAGCTCTCAGTGTTCTTTCCTATCGGACAGTCCTTCTCCAGAATTGTGGCGAGCTCCCCCTCACTTTCTGTCTGGACCATACCTCAAACTCTGCTCTGGCAGATTCGGTCTCTGTAGCGCCCAGCTGTGGATTGATCCAGCCTTTGAATCACCAAATCCTCACCCTCAGGACAATTCCCTCAGAAGACAATCCCAAACAGGAGCTCAGTTTACGCCTCCAGCTCAATGCATCAAAACACACTCAG GAACTGGTTGTAGTCAGTGTGGTGGAAAAGATGCGTGTGTCCCTGGAAGGAGACGGCAGTTTGTATTTCCAGCCGACAGCTGTGGGCTCACAGACTCAGCGCTCTCACCACATCAGGAACCTCAGCAGCCTACCTCTACG TTTCAAATGGAGCATTTCAGAGCCAGACCAGGAGCTTATCTGTGTTGAACCAGATGCTGGGGAACTGCAGCCAAATGAGCGCTCA GTTCAGATCTGGTCCTTCAGccccctggaggaaaaaaaatacacacttaaAGCTACTCTCACCTTCTGGCCAATCCAATCACCTGGATCAAGCAGATCTCACCTCCCCCTTAAAGTGGTTGGAATGGGCTCTAAAGGCTTCTTAAAG GCAAAGACAGAAGTTCTGGATGTTGGGGAGATACTGGTCGGAGGCTATCGCTCAATTGAGGTTCCTCTGGTGAACAGCAGTCCTTGTCCTGTCTCATttcgtctctctgtgcagcagacTCTTCTGGATGAGGAATCCATTCATGACATCCAGACTGTGCCAAAAG ACCTAAAGCTGGACCATGAGAGGGGAACAGTGTCCTCACACTCGACAATGCCCCTTCAACTCACTGTGAGACCTCACAAACGAGCCCAGTACCAGTGGATCATCAGCTACCAGACACTGAGTGCCAGTG GAAATGTGTTATCCCCCACCCAAGCAGTGTGCCAAGTGCTTGCCAAGGGTGTATTTCCCACTCTAAAGGTTATTGATGTGTGCAGTGGCGGCATTGCAGAAAGACTCAGCAAGGTGCATCTGTGGAAACTCTTCTCACTTGACAGATTCAATGAGCACCTGCTTTCCAACCCCTCCTCTGTAGAGCTCACTTACAGGACCCCTACCAGGCACAG TACGcgctcctctccctccatcttcaCTCAAACATTGATGGATTTCAACTTCAGTGCTGCTCCCCTGCATTCAGACCCTTCAACTTTTATGTTAATGTTCCATAACCCCGGCTCCCTCCCTGTGGATTG GGCCTTCTTGTTTCCAGAGGACCAACAGATAGAGCTGGAATACTGGGCTGAGACAGGAGAGTTTAGCAACACTGAGCTGTACCAGATGAAG GTTCAGGACAATCGTTTGTTCAGCATTTCTCCTTCCTCTGGAACTTTGCTCCctggccagcagagggcagtatGCCTCAGCTACAG CCATGACTTTGCTGGGACTGATCGatttcctgttgtgttcaaaattTCTCATGGTAGAGAAATCCTG CTGAACTTTCAGGGGGTGACAACGGAAACAGACAGACCATATCTCCACTTTAGCTCCAAACGACATGTCTTCACTTCTGTAACAATTGGGGACTGTAATCCTCCAAGACAG GTGTATGAACTACACAACGGTGGTGCAGTGCCAGTCCATTATGAGGTGGACAGAACAATCTTACTACAGCTACAGGTGGACAACTTCAACCATCCATTGCTGTGCTGCCTCAATCCAGAGGACGTAGTCCAACCAGGAGAGACAGCCATGCTAGAGTGGATTTTCTTTCCATTAGAGGCTAAGGTGTACCAC atGGATATTCTTATACATGTTCAAGATGGAGACTCCACACTGGTGAGGTTTGAAGGATGTGGTTTAAATCCTCCAACACTGTGCTCTACAAACCGATTGAAGTTCAATGACAGTAGAAATTCTGAGCTCTGTGTCCATAGGCTGCCCTTCCCGGGTCAG gtggtaTTCCTGTCTGAGAACAGTGTATCTCTGGGAAACATACTTGTTGGTTCACGATCTTCAAGAATGCTCTGCCTGACCAATGTGACCCATGCAGACACTGTCCACTATACATGGGACCAGCAGAGCAATCAGCAG GTGGTGCACATCCATCCAAAGCAAGGTATTTTGCATCCAGGTGAcagtgctgtttgttttcttaccttcaCCGCTACTGACTACCCCTCGGACTACCAGCTGGATGTCATCTGTCAG ATAATGCAGGAAGCTGCACTGATTCGTTACCAAGTTTCTCTGCAGCGttgggaggaagagaaagagagacagcgAGTTGAGTTCACAATTACAGACAAAGATCTTCTGGGATGTCAGATGGTACTAAAAGATAAG TTACAGGAACCTGTGGCAGCTTCAGTCAGAAAAGGGCCAGCGCTCAGGAAATACAAG ACTCTTCCAGCTATCTGTGCCAGAGCTGGTCGTCAAACAGAGGTTTGTAATAAGCTAACAAGAGCAGAGCGATGGCTGCAGCGAGAAGCGTCAAAAGTGTGGTGTCGCCCTGAAGCCCCCCAACCTTCTCTGCTGCATCTAGGCATTACAGCACGATCCCATGGGCTTCTGGACTACCTTACCCACTTCCCGGATCAGTGCAATGAGCAGTATGA ATGCCGTCAGTTGGTGATGCCTCACACATCTGAAACGACTGGCCTGTCCTCAGTGACACATGGCCCTGACAGTGAAGTCATCATGGAAGTTCTCACCTCTGTGCTCAG GGACATCCTTGATGACTCAGCCTTCACCCAGTCTCTGATCCCCTTGGCATCCAAGCCTAATACATACCGCCTTCCAGAAACGACTCCCTCACAACCCTCCCTCCCTTCACTGCCCCGTCCAACATCTGCACCTCACCCTCAGGTTACATCGAGTGTGACAATGGCTGTGCAGCAAGAACAGCACAACCCAGTGGACAGTCAGTGCACCGCAGGAGGTTCAGCAAAAAGGCCCCAAACAGAAACCGCACTGCACAGGAGTCATgtgcctgctgacatcagtgaAGACGTGCTGCTAAACACCATCCAGAACCTGATGATGGAAGCTGTCAGAGGAGAGCTTGTACTTACAGCACACCCCCGCTCTGTTAATCTGCCACCTGTTTCACCCAGGTGA
- the cfap65 gene encoding cilia- and flagella-associated protein 65 isoform X7 has product MGALHGWKRYHMLLGKDPRIYQRQRSENRPRKASSRKSCFLGLETKPELIWEDWDLQRELTKTLVLKNTHSKLQKLHVRPPVSKFFTTLIPKIIFLSPGVSVSVPITFTPLQRCEYEDNIEFQCKDGSFQVCLRATLPCLTLEVPDSVLLPVCAVQHSSLTTFLLRNVSKLQTYFQWESSLPFHLNPEEGSLKPGQECEITVVFQPQEALVYQQQAYCRFGEEEDQVESFCTVLLQGLAKYPCLQLRTPGTKYDKQLLSLHFSSVAVGHSLQKRFEVFNPSPVHAFFSISPLSDDVPLLGSEFSCVQSKVEVAPGGSLQATITYTPAVVDVSSVEYFSLKCRGALSEPLLKLTGNSIGPEVSLSSSVLDFGCVEEGRTVIRTLELVNSSSVEAIYQWDLDCSGHSVFRICPASGTVNPHSHITLKAVYRPTLPIAHHRRVACLILHREPMFLDLIGTCHSELQKPVVLKPEHLVLYKLHWCRGQDLSDTHSAVQQDQNVHPDQQGELSPLQESNQSTTSMEEYFQSSLGCMDPQSCSSSSFSPHVSVVPCELLFNHKTSSSLTASCSSAQSVSITNHTRGKLSLAWTAAQDSPFSVSPSSWDLAPMKSTSFRVNYDPKQINTLHEAQLECFAYFKENHHLEGQLLCPPWSVTVRIIGHSFQPGKEHFAPRCSLKPHRVVFPALSVLSYRTVLLQNCGELPLTFCLDHTSNSALADSVSVAPSCGLIQPLNHQILTLRTIPSEDNPKQELSLRLQLNASKHTQELVVVSVVEKMRVSLEGDGSLYFQPTAVGSQTQRSHHIRNLSSLPLRFKWSISEPDQELICVEPDAGELQPNERSVQIWSFSPLEEKKYTLKATLTFWPIQSPGSSRSHLPLKVVGMGSKGFLKAKTEVLDVGEILVGGYRSIEVPLVNSSPCPVSFRLSVQQTLLDEESIHDIQTVPKDLKLDHERGTVSSHSTMPLQLTVRPHKRAQYQWIISYQTLSASGNVLSPTQAVCQVLAKGVFPTLKVIDVCSGGIAERLSKVHLWKLFSLDRFNEHLLSNPSSVELTYRTPTRHSTRSSPSIFTQTLMDFNFSAAPLHSDPSTFMLMFHNPGSLPVDWAFLFPEDQQIELEYWAETGEFSNTELYQMKVQDNRLFSISPSSGTLLPGQQRAVCLSYSHDFAGTDRFPVVFKISHGREILLNFQGVTTETDRPYLHFSSKRHVFTSVTIGDCNPPRQVYELHNGGAVPVHYEVDRTILLQLQVDNFNHPLLCCLNPEDVVQPGETAMLEWIFFPLEAKVYHMDILIHVQDGDSTLVRFEGCGLNPPTLCSTNRLKFNDSRNSELCVHRLPFPGQVVFLSENSVSLGNILVGSRSSRMLCLTNVTHADTVHYTWDQQSNQQVVHIHPKQGILHPGDSAVCFLTFTATDYPSDYQLDVICQIMQEAALIRYQVSLQRWEEEKERQRVEFTITDKDLLGCQMVLKDKLQEPVAASVRKGPALRKYKTLPAICARAGRQTEVCNKLTRAERWLQREASKVWCRPEAPQPSLLHLGITARSHGLLDYLTHFPDQCNEQYECRQLVMPHTSETTGLSSVTHGPDSEVIMEVLTSVLRDILDDSAFTQSLIPLASKPNTYRLPETTPSQPSLPSLPRPTSAPHPQVTSSVTMAVQQEQHNPVDSQCTAGGSAKRPQTETALHRSHVPADISEDVLLNTIQNLMMEAVRGELVLTAHPRSVNLPPVSPR; this is encoded by the exons ATGGGAGCCCTCCATGGATGGAAAAGATATCACA TGCtattaggcaag GACCCAAGGATCTACCAAAGGCAGAGGAGTGAAAATCGCCCACGAAAAGCTTCCAGCCGAAAAAGCTGCTTCTTAGGTCTCGAAACAAAGCCAGAGCTGATATGGGAGGACTGGGACCTGCAAAGAGAGCTCACCAAGACATTGGTGTTAAAGAATACACACAGCAAGCTGCAAAAACTACATGTCAG GCCACCTGTGTCCAAGTTCTTCACCACCTTGATACCCAAGATCATTTTTCTCAGTCCAGGGGTCTCTGTCTCAGTGCCAATCACCTTCACACCACTGCAGAGG TGTGAGTATGAAGACAACATTGAGTTTCAGTGTAAAGATGGAAGCTTCCAAGTCTGTCTCCGTGCGACCCTTCCCTGTCTTACTCTGGAGGTTCCAGACTCTGTGCTGCTGCCGGTCTGTGCTGTCCAACACTCCTCTCTTACCACTTTCCTGCTCAGGAATGTGAG TAAACTACAGACATACTTCCAGTGGGAGAGCTCTCTACCGTTCCACCTAAACCCAGAGGAGGGCTCTCTGAAGCCAGGCCAAGAGTGTGAAATCACTGTGGTCTTCCAACCACAAGAGGCGCTGGTGTACCAGCAACAGGCCTACTGCAGGTTTGGGGAGGAAGAGGACCAGGTGGAGAGCTTTTGCACTGTGCTGCTGCAAGGACTAG CCAAGTACCCATGTCTACAGCTGAGAACTCCTGGGACCAAGTATGACAAACAACTGCTCAGTCTGCACTTCAGCTCTGTAGCAGTCGGCCATAGTCTGCAGAAACGCTTTGAGGTTTTCAACCCCTCCCCT GTACATGCCTTTTTCTCAATTTCACCACTCTCCGATGACGTGCCTTTGTTGGGGTCAGAATTCAGCTGTGTTCAGAGCAAGGTTGAGGTAGCACCAGGTGGATCTCTTCAGGCTACAATCACGTACACCCCTGCTGTGGTGGACGTAAGCTCTGTTGAGTACTTCTCTCTAAAATGTAGAGGAGCACTTAGTGAGCCTCTGCTCAAACTCACTGGAAACTCTATAG GTCCCGAAGTGTCCTTGTCTTCCTCCGTTTTGGACTTCGGCTGTGTTGAGGAAGGACGAACGGTCATACGCACACTGGAACTGGTTAATTCTTCCTCTGTTGAAGCTATCTACCAATGGGACCTTGACTGTAGTGGGCATAGTGTGTTCAGAATATGTCCAGCAAGTGGCACTGTAAACCCACATAGCCACATCACACTGAAGGCAGTTTATAGGCCCACACTGCCTATTGCACATCACAGGAGAGTGGCTTGCCTCATACTGCACAGG GAACCCATGTTCCTTGACCTGATTGGGACTTGTCACTCAGAGCTCCAGAAACCAGTCGTTCTGAAACCTGAACACTTGGTTTTGTACAAGCTCCACTGGTGCCGTGGACAGGATCTGTCTGATACTCACAGTGCCGTGCAGCAAGATCAAAATGTACACCCGGATCAACAAGGAGAGCTCAGCCCTCTGCAGGAG TCAAACCAGTCAACAACTTCTATGGAGGAATATTTCCAGTCTAGCTTGGGATGCATGGATCCACAATCTTGTAGTTCATCTTCATTTTCTCCACATGTATCTGTGGTGCCTTGTGAGCTTTTGTTTAACCACAAAACATCCTCATCTTTAACTGCTTCATGCTCCTCTGCTCAGTCTGTGTCCATCACCAACCACACCAGGGGGAAACTCAG CCTAGCATGGACTGCAGCCCAAGACTCCCCATTCTCTGTCTCACCCTCCTCATGGGACCTGGCTCCTATGAAGTCCACCTCATTCCGCGTGAACTATGACCCCAAGCAGATCAACACTCTTCACGAAGCACAACTTGAGTGCTTTGCATATTTTAAG GAAAATCATCACCTAGAGGGGCAACTGCTGTGTCCACCCTGGTCTGTGACTGTCAGAATCATAGGTCACTCCTTTCAGCCAGGCAAAGAGCATTTTGCCCCACGCTGCTCACTAAAGCCCCATCGAGTG GTATTCCCAGCTCTCAGTGTTCTTTCCTATCGGACAGTCCTTCTCCAGAATTGTGGCGAGCTCCCCCTCACTTTCTGTCTGGACCATACCTCAAACTCTGCTCTGGCAGATTCGGTCTCTGTAGCGCCCAGCTGTGGATTGATCCAGCCTTTGAATCACCAAATCCTCACCCTCAGGACAATTCCCTCAGAAGACAATCCCAAACAGGAGCTCAGTTTACGCCTCCAGCTCAATGCATCAAAACACACTCAG GAACTGGTTGTAGTCAGTGTGGTGGAAAAGATGCGTGTGTCCCTGGAAGGAGACGGCAGTTTGTATTTCCAGCCGACAGCTGTGGGCTCACAGACTCAGCGCTCTCACCACATCAGGAACCTCAGCAGCCTACCTCTACG TTTCAAATGGAGCATTTCAGAGCCAGACCAGGAGCTTATCTGTGTTGAACCAGATGCTGGGGAACTGCAGCCAAATGAGCGCTCA GTTCAGATCTGGTCCTTCAGccccctggaggaaaaaaaatacacacttaaAGCTACTCTCACCTTCTGGCCAATCCAATCACCTGGATCAAGCAGATCTCACCTCCCCCTTAAAGTGGTTGGAATGGGCTCTAAAGGCTTCTTAAAG GCAAAGACAGAAGTTCTGGATGTTGGGGAGATACTGGTCGGAGGCTATCGCTCAATTGAGGTTCCTCTGGTGAACAGCAGTCCTTGTCCTGTCTCATttcgtctctctgtgcagcagacTCTTCTGGATGAGGAATCCATTCATGACATCCAGACTGTGCCAAAAG ACCTAAAGCTGGACCATGAGAGGGGAACAGTGTCCTCACACTCGACAATGCCCCTTCAACTCACTGTGAGACCTCACAAACGAGCCCAGTACCAGTGGATCATCAGCTACCAGACACTGAGTGCCAGTG GAAATGTGTTATCCCCCACCCAAGCAGTGTGCCAAGTGCTTGCCAAGGGTGTATTTCCCACTCTAAAGGTTATTGATGTGTGCAGTGGCGGCATTGCAGAAAGACTCAGCAAGGTGCATCTGTGGAAACTCTTCTCACTTGACAGATTCAATGAGCACCTGCTTTCCAACCCCTCCTCTGTAGAGCTCACTTACAGGACCCCTACCAGGCACAG TACGcgctcctctccctccatcttcaCTCAAACATTGATGGATTTCAACTTCAGTGCTGCTCCCCTGCATTCAGACCCTTCAACTTTTATGTTAATGTTCCATAACCCCGGCTCCCTCCCTGTGGATTG GGCCTTCTTGTTTCCAGAGGACCAACAGATAGAGCTGGAATACTGGGCTGAGACAGGAGAGTTTAGCAACACTGAGCTGTACCAGATGAAG GTTCAGGACAATCGTTTGTTCAGCATTTCTCCTTCCTCTGGAACTTTGCTCCctggccagcagagggcagtatGCCTCAGCTACAG CCATGACTTTGCTGGGACTGATCGatttcctgttgtgttcaaaattTCTCATGGTAGAGAAATCCTG CTGAACTTTCAGGGGGTGACAACGGAAACAGACAGACCATATCTCCACTTTAGCTCCAAACGACATGTCTTCACTTCTGTAACAATTGGGGACTGTAATCCTCCAAGACAG GTGTATGAACTACACAACGGTGGTGCAGTGCCAGTCCATTATGAGGTGGACAGAACAATCTTACTACAGCTACAGGTGGACAACTTCAACCATCCATTGCTGTGCTGCCTCAATCCAGAGGACGTAGTCCAACCAGGAGAGACAGCCATGCTAGAGTGGATTTTCTTTCCATTAGAGGCTAAGGTGTACCAC atGGATATTCTTATACATGTTCAAGATGGAGACTCCACACTGGTGAGGTTTGAAGGATGTGGTTTAAATCCTCCAACACTGTGCTCTACAAACCGATTGAAGTTCAATGACAGTAGAAATTCTGAGCTCTGTGTCCATAGGCTGCCCTTCCCGGGTCAG gtggtaTTCCTGTCTGAGAACAGTGTATCTCTGGGAAACATACTTGTTGGTTCACGATCTTCAAGAATGCTCTGCCTGACCAATGTGACCCATGCAGACACTGTCCACTATACATGGGACCAGCAGAGCAATCAGCAG GTGGTGCACATCCATCCAAAGCAAGGTATTTTGCATCCAGGTGAcagtgctgtttgttttcttaccttcaCCGCTACTGACTACCCCTCGGACTACCAGCTGGATGTCATCTGTCAG ATAATGCAGGAAGCTGCACTGATTCGTTACCAAGTTTCTCTGCAGCGttgggaggaagagaaagagagacagcgAGTTGAGTTCACAATTACAGACAAAGATCTTCTGGGATGTCAGATGGTACTAAAAGATAAG TTACAGGAACCTGTGGCAGCTTCAGTCAGAAAAGGGCCAGCGCTCAGGAAATACAAG ACTCTTCCAGCTATCTGTGCCAGAGCTGGTCGTCAAACAGAGGTTTGTAATAAGCTAACAAGAGCAGAGCGATGGCTGCAGCGAGAAGCGTCAAAAGTGTGGTGTCGCCCTGAAGCCCCCCAACCTTCTCTGCTGCATCTAGGCATTACAGCACGATCCCATGGGCTTCTGGACTACCTTACCCACTTCCCGGATCAGTGCAATGAGCAGTATGA ATGCCGTCAGTTGGTGATGCCTCACACATCTGAAACGACTGGCCTGTCCTCAGTGACACATGGCCCTGACAGTGAAGTCATCATGGAAGTTCTCACCTCTGTGCTCAG GGACATCCTTGATGACTCAGCCTTCACCCAGTCTCTGATCCCCTTGGCATCCAAGCCTAATACATACCGCCTTCCAGAAACGACTCCCTCACAACCCTCCCTCCCTTCACTGCCCCGTCCAACATCTGCACCTCACCCTCAGGTTACATCGAGTGTGACAATGGCTGTGCAGCAAGAACAGCACAACCCAGTGGACAGTCAGTGCACCGCAGGAGGTTCAGCAAAAAGGCCCCAAACAGAAACCGCACTGCACAGGAGTCATgtgcctgctgacatcagtgaAGACGTGCTGCTAAACACCATCCAGAACCTGATGATGGAAGCTGTCAGAGGAGAGCTTGTACTTACAGCACACCCCCGCTCTGTTAATCTGCCACCTGTTTCACCCAGGTGA